The Trichomycterus rosablanca isolate fTriRos1 chromosome 6, fTriRos1.hap1, whole genome shotgun sequence DNA segment GTGGGTACAGAGACtacacagtttatttatttacactctttggttacatttatgcaagaaacagtagttactcattacataagattaatcaattcacaagttcattatcaaacacagtcctggacaattttgtatctccatgtcacctcacttgcatgtctttggactgtgggaggaaaccggaacttacagaggaaacccacgcagacacggggagaacatgcaaactccattcagaaaggacccgaaccggcacccaggtggcgcagcgggatattccgcttgcacaccagcactgagtttctgaactccccggtttgaaactcggtgttgccaccggtcggctgggcgccatctagcgggcataattggcagtgcctgcagaagatactaattggccaccgtatctgcagggtgggggccggactatagctgcgtccggaatcgcatacttaaagaGTAAGTACTAGATttgaggaagtatgcactactcggccggtaaaacaGTAcatgagaagaggagggctgtgcacgtgtcggaagaggcatgtacagcgacgtgctctccttggatgcaatctggtatctctcagaagcaaaagacaaaattgagtgcactaaatcgggaggaaaatggggcgaaaatgcataaaaaaaaaaaaagaaaggacccgaaccgccccacctagggatcaaacccaagacctacttgctgtgaggtgatagtgctaGTCCTTTACTGAGGACAAGGCAGggatacaccctggacatggaGTCAAGCAATCACACTGCTTACACCCATACACTGACTCACACTAAAGGCCAGTTGGAGTTGTTTAACTACCTAGTGGTATGTTATAGGAAGGTTTACGCCCGGCACGGCACGCCCCTGGAGCTGTGTAACACCAACACAACCTGCTGCACCACTATGTCATCTTTTcactcttttatttattcatttatctttatcAAACAGAATTGTGGTCATATGATCAGAGTTACAGTCCAGAGCCTATACTGGCACAAATACACCCAGGACAGGGTTTGAATCCatcacactcacttattcactcagtgATCCTAAGGGCACTTAGAGTTGCCAGACTAACTAATGGCATGTTTTGGTCTAACTGACCATTTTATGGTGGGTCCAGCGTCATTTAAAAACCTGGGTTTAAGGCAGAAACACAGCCTGGACAGGGCATTAGTATGTTGCAGAGCATTAGACATTTCccctttttttcattttctcaccctgtggggcaatttagagtagccaatccaccttctgcatgttttgggaaagTGGGGGAAAAAATCATCCTAAAGGAAACCATACAGTCTAGTGCAGGGGTCGGCAACCTTTTTTGTACTCGGTGccgaattaaaaaaaattaatttaagaTGAAGTACTAAGTGTGCCATAGGTGGAGGTGGTGGAGGCAGTTAAGGTGGAGTAATTAATGGTTAAAGTTAATCAAGGTGTCAGGAGTGAGCATATGGTGTTAAGACGGATCCAACTAATGAGGCGCAGCCCTGagcattaaataaattttttttactcttaccAATCAGCGTGCCAGGCAAACGTGCTTCATGTGCCAGCTTTGGCACAAGTGCCATAGGTTGCTGACCCCTGGTCTAGTGAAATGCAATACTGCTGACATACAGCGGCTTAAAGCAAGGATTTGtcctcaggacccatgttgtAGTACttactctaccagctgtgccactatGCCACTATACACAATTTtctttgttgtgtgttttgatAGAACATTTTGCTATGTTGCCCCCTTCTATagtatgtttatttaattaaataattaaaattcatGTTAAATTATTCAAGACACATACCGTACATGGGATTTCCCTCTTTTCCAGAGCTCTGTAGAACAGCAGCAATGACCCTTATATTATGTTATGGCGCCCTCATGTGGTAGTTTGTTGATAACGCTAGATGAAAAAAACACATTCAGATTACCTACATTTCACACCCAACTCGTCAATCTATGTGAAGCACAtcggtacagtcatgctggaacaggaaatgtccTTTCCCAAActattgccacaaagttggaagcatataatatattctatatattttgttttatacacctgtaagcaTTTAGGTGTGGtttccaccgctttatcctcgtcagggttgtgatgggtctgattcattagtaaaaaggtaggaaacaccctgaacaggtcgccagtccatggcagggcacacacacacacacacacacacacctagggcaactAGCAGGtccagttagcctgactgcatgtctatgGACCCGGAGCACCCCGAGGAAACCCTCGCAGACatgtgagaacatgcaaactccacacagaaaggactccagCCACCCAGCCAAGAAACTGAACCCAGGCCAGTGTTGTGCCAGTTCACAGcttttctgaactagttcaagttcagttcatacatgctcaaagtgaacagttcacgttcaaagttcacaattttaattctgaactagttcaaagttcagttcattttacttttttcgtgagatattcaaataaatactttttttcacactacaagctagaaatcactatacgttctttgaaactgctcattgtagacatttgctcatgacactgcaattgtgggtttcttaccaggtgatgaaacttgcagcagtacagacaaggtagaccagttctatacttagtgcaatgaaatctaccagcatttaattaaaaaaagaatatataatatgaaatatgtatatattatttgatatatatgatattatatatacatatgtgtgtgtatgaaatgaaactcttgaatgaaggtaatgaaggcaaaactcaaaggcacaaaaaactttatttttaaggaaactgcgatgcattgcgcacacaatgtcaaaaccatttctgtctggtgatacatgatttaagcggcaccagcgagaatacaggagggaggaactttctctcgttgcgtttcaaaagagaaaacagatgtcactcagttttcaatggaaaacaaattccaacgttcatttacagtgatgtctgccgttcatgacacataatgtgaactaattcacgttcaagttctttattaaaaatgtgttgcgttcagttcaacgttcacgaaaaaatgagcgtgttcaatgaacgcgttcttttgaactcgttcacgcacaacactgacccaggcccttcttgctgtggggtgacaggcaaaccactgcaccaccgtggCACCCCCaaacatgaccaccttcctttaaacacaaaatgtaaagttaccaatcagatttattttattcctcagtaaccactttattttatttaggttcacagtgggtctgaagcCAATTCCAGAAACACTAAGCACAActtagaaaacaccctggacatggtgtTAATCTATTGCATTTGCCCAAAAATTCACACTTGCTCATTCAAACTTCAGACAACAGAGTTGCGGTGGGTACAGAGACtacacagtttatttatttacactctttggttacatttatgcaagaaacagtagttactcattacataagattaatcaattcacaagttcattatcaaacacagtcctggacaattttgtatctccatgtcacctcacttgcatgtctttggactgtgggaggaaaccggaacttacagaggaaacccacgcagacacggggagaacatgcaaactccattcagaaaggacccgaaccggcacccaggtggcgcagcgggatattccgcttgcacaccagcactgagtttctgaactccccggtttgaaactcggtgttgccaccggtcggctgggcgccatctagcgggcataattggcagtgcctgcagaagatactaattggccaccgtatctgcagggtgggggccggactatagctgcgtccggaatcgcatacttaaagaGTAAGTACTAGATttgaggaagtatgcactactcggccggtaaaacaGTAcatgagaagaggagggctgtgcacgtgtcggaagaggcatgtacagcgacgtgctctccttggatgcaatctggtatctctcagaagcaaaagacaaaattgagtgcactaaatcgggaggaaaatggggcgaaaatgcataaaaaaaaaaaaagaaaggacccgaaccgccccacctagggatcaaacccaagacctacttgctgtgaggtgatagtgctaGTCCTTTACTGAGGACAAGGCAGggatacaccctggacatggaGTCAAGCAATCACACTGCTTACACCCATACACTGACTCACACTAAAGGCCAGTTGGAGTTGTTTAACTACCTAGTGGTATGTTATAGGAAGGTTTACGCCCGGCACGGCACGCCCCTGGAGCTGTGTAACACCAACACAACCTGCTGCACCACTATGTCATCTTTTcactcttttatttattcatttatctttatcAAACAGAATTGTGGTCATATGATCAGAGTTACAGTCCAGAGCCTATACTGGCACAAATACACCCAGGACAGGGTTTGAATCCatcacactcacttattcactcagtgATCCTAAGGGCACTTAGAGTTGCCAGACTAACTAATGGCATGTTTTGGTCTAACTGACCATTTTATGGTGGGTCCAGCGTCATTTAAAAACCTGGGTTTAAGGCAGAAACACAGCCTGGACAGGGCATTAGTATGTTGCAGAGCATTAGACATTTCccctttttttcattttctcaccctgtggggcaatttagagtagccaatccaccttctgcatgttttgggaaagTGGGGGAAAAAATCATCCTAAAGGAAACCATACAGTCTAGTGCAGGGGTCGGCAACCTTTTTTGTACTCGGTGccgaattaaaaaaaattaatttaagaTGAAGTACTAAGTGTGCCATAGGTGGAGGTGGTGGAGGCAGTTAAGGTGGAGTAATTAATGGTTAAAGTTAATCAAGGTGTCAGGAGTGAGCATATGGTGTTAAGACGGATCCAACTAATGAGGCGCAGCCCTGagcattaaataaattttttttactcttaccAATCAGCGTGCCAGGCAAACGTGCTTCATGTGCCAGCTTTGGCACAAGTGCCATAGGTTGCTGACCCCTGGTCTAGTGAAATGCAATACTGCTGACATACAGCGGCTTAAAGCAAGGATTTGtcctcaggacccatgttgtAGTACttactctaccagctgtgccactatGCCACTATACACAATTTtctttgttgtgtgttttgatAGAACATTTTGCTATGTTGCCCCCTTCTATagtatgtttatttaattaaataattaaaattcatGTTAAATTATTCAAGACACATACCGTACATGGGATTTCCCTCTTTTCCAGAGCTCTGTAGAACAGCAGCAATGACCCTTATATTATGTTATGGCGCCCTCATGTGGTAGTTTGTTGATAACGCTAGATGAAAAAAACACATTCAGATTACCTACATTTCACACCCAACTCGTCAATCTATGTGAAGCACAtcggtacagtcatgctggaacaggaaatgtccTTTCCCAAActattgccacaaagttggaagcatataatatattctatatattttgttttatacacctgtaagcaTTTAGGTGTGGtttccaccgctttatcctcgtcagggttgtgatgggtctgattcattagtaaaaaggtaggaaacaccctgaacaggtcgccagtccatggcagggcacacacacacacacacacacacacctagggcaactAGCAGGtccagttagcctgactgcatgtctatgGACCCGGAGCACCCCGAGGAAACCCTCGCAGACatgtgagaacatgcaaactccacacagaaaggactccagCCACCCAGCCAAGAAACTGAACCCAGGCCAGTGTTGTGCCAGTTCACAGcttttctgaactagttcaagttcagttcatacatgctcaaagtgaacagttcacgttcaaagttcacaattttaattctgaactagttcaaagttcagttcattttacttttttcgtgagatattcaaataaatactttttttcacactacaagctagaaatcactatacgttctttgaaactgctcattgtagacatttgctcatgacactgcaattgtgggtttcttaccaggtgatgaaacttgcagcagtacagacaaggtagaccagttctatacttagtgcaatgaaatctaccagcatttaattaaaaaaagaatatataatatgaaatatgtatatattatttgatatatatgatattatatatacatatgtgtgtgtatgaaatgaaactcttgaatgaaggtaatgaaggcaaaactcaaaggcacaaaaaactttatttttaaggaaactgcgatgcattgcgcacacaatgtcaaaaccatttctgtctggtgatacatgatttaagcggcaccagcgagaatacaggagggaggaactttctctcgttgcgtttcaaaagagaaaacagatgtcactcagttttcaatggaaaacaaattccaacgttcatttacagtgatgtctgccgttcatgacacataatgtgaactaattcacgttcaagttctttattaaaaatgtgttgcgttcagttcaacgttcacgaaaaaatgagcgtgttcaatgaacgcgttcttttgaactcgttcacgcacaacactgacccaggcccttcttgctgtggggtgacaggcaaaccactgcaccaccgtggCACCCCCaaacatgaccaccttcctttaaacacaaaatgtaaagttaccaatcagatttattttattcctcagtaaccactttattttatttaggttcacagtgggtctgaagcCAATTCCAGAAACACTAAGCACAActtagaaaacaccctggacatggtgtTAATCTATTGCATTTGCCCAAAAATTCACACTTGCTCATTCAAACTTCAGACAACAGAGTTGCGGTGGGTACAGAGACtacacagtttatttatttacactctttggttacatttatgcaagaaacagtagttactcattacataagattaatcaattcacaagttcattatcaaacacagtcctggacaattttgtatctccatgtcacctcacttgcatgtctttggactgtgggaggaaaccggaacttacggaggaaacccacgcagacacggggagaacatgcaaactccattcagaaaggacccgaaccggcacccaggtggcgcagcgggatattccgcttgcacaccagcactgagtttctgaactccccggtttgaaactcggtgttgccaccggtcggctgggcgccatctagctggcataattggcagtgcctgcagaagatactaattggccaccgtatctgcagggtgggggccggactatagctgcgtccggaatcgcatacttaaagaGTAAGTACTAGATttgaggaagtatgcactactcggccggtaaaacaGTAcatgagaagaggagggctgtgcacttgtcggaagaggcatgtacagcgacgtgctctccttggatgcaatctggtatctctcagaagcaaaagacaaaattgagtgcactaaatcgggaggaaaatggggcgaaaatgcattaaaaaaaaaaaagaaaggacccgaaccgccccacctagggatcaaacccaagacctacttgctgtgaggtgatagtgctaGTCCTTTACTGAGGACAAGGCAGggatacaccctggacatggaGTCAAGCAATCACACTGCTTACACCCATACACTGACTCACACTAAAGGCCAGTTGGAGTTGTTTAACTACCTAGTGGTATGTTATAGGAAGGTTTACGCCCGGCACGGCACGCCCCTGGAGCTGTGTAACACCAACACAACCTGCTGCACCACTATGTCATCTTTTcactcttttatttattcatttatctttatcAAACAGAATTGTGGTCATATGATCAGAGTTACAGTCCAGAGCCTATACTGGCACAAATACACCCAGGACAGGGTTTGAATCCatcacactcacttattcactcagtgATCCTAAGGGCACTTAGAGTTGCCAGACTAACTAATGGCATGTTTTGGTGGGATTAGAGCAAGCCTTGGAGGAAGCACACTTAAACgaggcaaactccacacagacaataATCAGCGTTCAGGATCGAATTCAGTGTTATGGGGCTGTGTGACAGCAACACAGATAAACTACACCGGCGAGTGAAAACTACGTCACACTTTGGGCACGTTTTACCCTCACCGCTAGTGAAGTATGTCATCAATGTGCGCCTCATATTTGATGCTTTGGTACTGGTTTTAATGTCGCATTAAACTTCCTGAACTGGCATCGAATCAAAGGATTTTGTTCTGTATTTGCACGGTACATTTCTATAGTGCTCCGTATCGCCTGCTGATAACGTATGTGCCTCTTCATTTCTGCATGTATAATTGATAAGATTGAGGTGGTTGGGCAGCTGATTAGCTGAAATATGGCTCCTTTTCTAACACGCGGTATTGCGTTTGTTTCTCTATTACAGCCAGTatcttataaaaataaatggtcGCAGGAGTAATATAAGTGTAGAATTTTATCTCCGTTGGTATAATGTTAAAAGGTAGCATAACTGTGAAAACGTAGTTCGCCATATCTTGTTAATTTTTCCCTACCCGTTTTCAGACAAAGCTCGCATTCGGTTTATGATTGGCTAATCTTTAATGACTCACAAGTATTGTCCAATCACAGAGCTGCTTGTGCTTAGGAACAGCGCGtcctccctagcgcaaaaggcgGGTTTTATCTCAATACGCGTGGGAATGAAAAACGCATTTTGCTTTGAATCAATATAATTGTTAACCTTAAATGCGCGTATTTGTGctcattttatttgttcttaCAAAGTGTTTACCTCACCATTTCCACAGCTGTATCCCACTATAAACCACAATGAGTTTGTTTGGATCCAGTTCAGGATTTGGGACCAGTGGTACTGGTGTTTTTGGCAGCACCACAACAGACACTCATAACCCAATGAAGGTAAACAAACTAAATTCATTAAGGTCACTGTGTTCCGTACACATTATAATTATCCATTTGTTATTACAAGGTAGCTTTTAGAAAGCAGGTAATGTCTTGAGGAAATTTTAAGCTCTGCTTTGGTTAATGTAGCCTGtagaaacaaaatacaaaatccACTGGTTGTGTGAACTACTGTTGCTAGTTTGAGAAACGGTAATCCGCACACTTCATGGCCAACTGCCACCTATTTCAATTCAGATATAAAAGCTTTAAATATCACATTgataagcttttcatttttagtaAGTAGTATGTATATGTGGTTGAtctacagtacaggccaaaagtttggacacaccttctcattcaatgcattttctgtattttcatgactatttacattgtagattctcactgaaggcatcaaaactatgaatgaacacatgtggagttatgtacttaacaaaaaaaggtgaaataactgaaaacatgttttccagtttcttcaaaatagccaccctttgctctgattactgctttgcacactcttggcattctctcaatgagcttcaagaggtagtcacctgaaatggttttcaggtgtgccttatcagggttaattagtggaatttcttgctttatcaatggggttgggaccatcagttgtgttgtgcagaagacaggttactacacagccgacagccctattggacaactgttaaaattcatattatggcaagaaccaatcagctaactaaagaaaaacgagtggccatcattactttaagaaatgaaggtcagtcagtccggaaaattgcaaaaactttaaatgtgtcCCCAAGTGGAGTCACAAAAACCATCAAGCGCTACAGCGAAACTGGCACACACGAGGACCGACCCAGgaaaggaagaccaagagtcacCTCTGCTTCCCAGGACAAGTTCATCCGAGTCACCAGCCTCAGAAATCGCAAGttaacagcagctcagatcaCAGACCAGTTGAATGCCACACAGAGTTCTAGCAGCAGACCCATCTCTAGAACAACTGTTAAGAGGAAACTGCGCAAATCAGGCCTTCATGGTCAAATAGCTGCTAGGAAACCACTGCTAAGGAGAGGCAACAAGCAGAAGAGATTTGTTTGGGCCAAAAaacacaaggaatggacattagaccagtggaaatctgtgctttggtctgatgagtccaaattTGAGATCTTTGGTTCCAACCGCCGTGTCTTTGTGAGACGCAGAAAAGGTGAACGGATGGATTCCACATGCCTGGTtcccactgtgaagcatggaggaggagctgtgatggtgtgggggtgttttgctggtgacactgttggggatttattcaaaattgaaggcacactgaaccagcatggctaccacagcatcctgcagcgacatgccatcccatctggtttgcgtttagttggaccatcatttatttttcaacaggacaatgaccccaaacacacctccaggcctgtaagggctatttgaccaagaaggagagtgatggagtgctgcggcagatgacttggcctccacagtcaccggacctgaacccaatcgagatggtttggggtgagctggaccgcagagtgaaggcaaaggggccaacaagtgctaaacacctctgggaactccttcaagactgttggaaaaccatttcaggtgactacctcttgaagctcattgagagaatgccaagagtgtgcaaagcagtgatcagagcaaagggtggctattttgaagaaactagaatataaaacatgttttcagttatctcacctttttttgttaagtacataactccacatgtgttcattcatagttttgatgccttcagtgagaatctacaatgtaaatagtcatgaaaatacagaaaacgcattgaatgagaaggtgtgtccaaacttttggcctgtactgtatgtcaTGTCAGTCAACTTTACACatgtttacattaaaatttGTGTGGCTCAgattaaaaatgctttaaatcTGATTTGTATTTGAGGGCAGTATCAGTTTGGGACATCCCAAACCAAATATATTAACTGTTCATGCTTTTAAATGGCCACATACGCCTTTCTATGGTAAGTAGCctataaagaaaaacaatttcATGTTATCTTTGGAAACAGAGAACAGTGGTCACAGTTAGCATTGAAACATTCAGGTTGTTGACCTAAAATTACTATATGGAACATCCTGGCTTTTTTGTAGCAATAATTCTcaattttatgttactttttacAACCCCCTCTTTCCCCTGTTAATACAGGATGTTGAGGTTACGTCCCCACCAGATGACAGTATAAGCTGCTTGGCTTTCAGCCCACCAACAATGCCTGGAAATTTCCTAATTGGAGGCTCTTGGGCCAATGATGTAAGTTACTCACATGTACGGTACATGTATCTTATAAAACACTGTATCTAATATCTTAAATATGATCGTCAGGTACGATGCTGGGAGGTTCAGGATAATGGCCAGACTGTGCCTAAAGCTCAGCAGATGCACACAGGACCGGTGCTGGATGTCTGCTGGAGTGATGTAAGAAGAATGACAATATACAAGTATAATGTTGCTTACCTTTTATGATGCCCATGAGGCAGATGTTTTGTCAGATACACATTGCATAGATGTTTCCATTTACTTATAGATTACTAATAAACTCGACAACAAATTGTCATAGTTGTCATCACTATAGCTTAACTCTGGTAACAAAGTATTACAATTTTTGCAAGTCTATATCATATATTGGCAACCTTAATAATGCATTGTGTCTGGTTTTATGCATTGTGTCTGATTTTATGCATTGTGTTGTTACCTCATGGACTACCTCAATGGATAATGACAtaaatgtttcatgtttttcaAATAAGGTGACCAATGAAAGATTGTCCACAGAAGGTGTGTGTAAATTTTAAACTTTGACGTGTGTGGTTTCTTGTGTTAACAGGATGGAAGTAAGGTCTTCACAGCCTCCTGTGACAAAACTGCCAAGATGTGGGATCTGAACAGCAACCAGGCTGTCCAAATAGCACAAGTAAGCAACGTCATTCTTGGAGTTTCAAGTTTTTGGTTTTTGTTATACTTTATTAAGGGCCTGATCAGCAAATATATTAAAACATGCAAGATAGATTATCATAGGGCAGGTGTGGTTAGAGGACACAGAATTAGCTACCTAATTCCGTGTCATATTCATGTCGTACCACTACTTTAACCTAGGCAGGGCTGTGATTGGTCCAGTTTCTTTGGAATCATAacgcgcaatgcagtaacacactgctGCCaggacatgacattaaaatccgaattaacaaacaaacactgctGCCAGGATGGCAATCCATTGTGGGGCCTCGTCCAAGACATAGCCAACCATGTCTATATGTGAtgggccgatagcactgctggggaactcaggatttggaaaaaaaatctgCTCTATTTTTCTAGGTGTTTAAGTGATTCATTAAACATTTAACATGAATAAAATGTACATAGTAATATCACTTAAGAATTATTTAATGTGGTAGAAAaacctgctgcctaatacagATACATTTCTTGCTGTTTGGGTGttgtagaaataataataataggcaaTTTTGTGTTTAGCATGAAGGTCCAATCAGAACAATCCACTGGATTAAAGCGCCAAACTACAACTGTGTCATGACAGGCAGCTGGGACAAAACACTGAAGGTAGGTAAAGTTGCAAATATTTTTACTAGtgtaattgttttattgttgtatgTCGTCATATTCTTAATACAATAGCTTACACAtgttttttgcttgttttaatTTGCAGTTCTGGGATACTCGTTCCCCAAACCCCTTAATGTCCCTTCAGATGCCAGAGAGATGCTACTGTGCTGATGTGGTaagatgttttattattgtataagCCTGTGCAGTCTTAGTCTGTGTAGTGAATTGTAGAGTTAGGTTGGTATTAATGAAAGCCTAACATTCTATTAGTGAACATTGTACCCTGGGTTAAACAGTAGATCCAAGGCCTTACATCTGAAATTCTGTCCTTAATGCAAATTGAACTATAATTGAATAATTGAACTTTAAAATACCGTTTTAATCGGTACTTTTTCATGGCAGTTAATTCATTTAATAACATGAAAATATGACTTATGACTTTTTATGagtttaaaactaaataatatattataagcagtaattaaaataagtaaaagatTAATATTAGAAGACTTAGGAATTAGAGACATGAAAAAAATGTTACTCAATATAAAACAGCATCTTAGAATATGTATATTACAAATTTTGGAATAATTATTTACAGGTGTATCCCATGGCTGTGGTGGCCACTGCTGAAAGAGGTCTAATAGTGTATCAGTTGGAGAATCAACCATCAGAGTTTCGGCGTGTAGATTCACCTCTAAAACATCAGGTTGGTactacattttctttttcttgcaCTTTCTAAGCAGCAGGTCAGTaaggcaaaaaaaaacattagattGTATTTAcgttttaatgttaatgttaatagcagtgttttattaaattacttttaataaggGAGCAGCAGAGGAGCTATGGTAGTGTATGAGGAAATTAGGAGTGGTGGGACTTATGTGAGAGTGGTGCAAAATATGCAGTAAGGATGATGGATGGTTGAACTGTATCAAGAATCAGCTCTGAGTTCTTTCTTGTTATGGACAGATTGACGGACAAATTTAGGCAGTAGTCTCTGTGGACTATGAAAATCCCAAGTGAAATCTTTGTTGCGAGAATAGAGAAGA contains these protein-coding regions:
- the rae1 gene encoding mRNA export factor isoform X1 is translated as MSLFGSSSGFGTSGTGVFGSTTTDTHNPMKDVEVTSPPDDSISCLAFSPPTMPGNFLIGGSWANDVRCWEVQDNGQTVPKAQQMHTGPVLDVCWSDDGSKVFTASCDKTAKMWDLNSNQAVQIAQHEGPIRTIHWIKAPNYNCVMTGSWDKTLKFWDTRSPNPLMSLQMPERCYCADVVYPMAVVATAERGLIVYQLENQPSEFRRVDSPLKHQHRCVAIFKDKQNKPTGFALGSIEGRVAIHYINPPNPAKDNFTFKCHRSNGTNTTTPQDIYAVNAIAFHPVHGTLATVGSDGRFSFWDKDARTKLKTSEQLDQPITACCFNHNGNIFAYSSSYDWSKGHEYYNPQKKNYIFLRNAAEELKPRNKKW
- the rae1 gene encoding mRNA export factor isoform X2 — encoded protein: MSLFGSSSGFGTSGTGVFGSTTTDTHNPMKDVEVTSPPDDSISCLAFSPPTMPGNFLIGGSWANDVRCWEVQDNGQTVPKAQQMHTGPVLDVCWSDDGSKVFTASCDKTAKMWDLNSNQAVQIAQHEGPIRTIHWIKAPNYNCVMTGSWDKTLKFWDTRSPNPLMSLQMPERCYCADVVYPMAVVATAERGLIVYQLENQPSEFRRVDSPLKHQHRCVAIFKDKQNKPTGFALGSIEGRVAIHYINPPNPAKDNFTFKCHRSNGTNTTTPQDIYAVNAIAFHPVHGTLATVGSDGRFSFWDKDARTKLKTSEQLDQPITACCFNHNGNIFAYSSSYDWSKGHEYYNPQKKNYIFLRNAAEELKPRNKK